From the Campylobacter volucris genome, the window TTATGAAGGCATAGGCGCTGATGGTCTTATAGTGGTGATTCCACATGATAGGTATGATTTTGAATGGCAGTTTTATAATTGTGATGGAAGCGAAGCAAGTATGTGTGGAAATGGTTCAAGGGCTGCAGCACATTTTGCACATCATTTTTTAAAAAAATCTCAATATTTAAATTTCATAACAGGCGCAGGATTGATCAAATCACATGTAGAAAATGATATAGTTGAAATTAGATTAAGTAGTGTCAAAAATGTAAAAGATCCTTTTGAATACAAACATAGAAAATGGCAAATGTGCGATACAGGAGTGCCTCATCTTGTTACTTTTGTAGAAAATTTAGAAGAATTTGATGAGGATTTGTGTAGAGAACTCCGTAGAAAATATAATGCTAATGTTAATTTTGCAAAGATCGAAGATGAGGATTTATTAAGAGTAAGAACTTTTGAACGCGGTGTTGAAAGTGAAACTTTAGCTTGTGGCACTGGAATGGGAGCTTGTTTTTATTTGGCTTGGTTGAATAAAAAAATAAAAGATAAAGTCATGGTTAAACCAAAAAGTGATGAGGAGTTGTTTTTTAGATTAGAAGATGGTCAGATATTTTTCAAGGGAAAGGTAAAATGCTGTTTTGAAGTTAATTATAATTTTTCTCATTAGTTGTGTTTTTTTAAAAGCTGAATTTGTGCCAGGATTTGATCCTAGTTTTTACGCTTTAGATATGGATCAAAAACGAGAAGTTTTTATAGGAAAAATTAATACCTTGCTTGATGAATCTTTTAAAAGTATTGAAGAAGAGCAAAAATTTGTAGATAGTTTTTTTAATGAAGCTTTAAAATCTAATTTTAGAAATCTAAATTCTAATGCTTTAGCTAGACTAAACAATTTAAAAGAAAAATATCGCATTAAAAATTTATACGATATTGAAGAATTTAAAAAAAGAATTCAAAAAGTCCCAAAATCATTAGCCATAGCTCAAGCTATCATAGAAAGTGCGACTGGAACTAGTCGTTTTGCTAAAGAAGCAAATAATCTTTTTGGAGAATGGACTTGGGGGGATAAAGGTTTAGTGCCTAAAAACAGAGAAGCAGGAAAAACTCATAAAATTCGAATTTTTGATACTTTGCAAGAAAGTGTGGATTCTTATGTGTTAAATTTAAATCGTCATTTTGCTTATGAAGAATTTCGCACTTGGCGTCAAGGTGCTTTAGAAAAAAATGAGAAATTAGATGGTAAAGAAGCTGCAACGCATTTGGAAAAATATTCTGAAATTAAGGGTAAATATACACAATTAATTTTATCAATTATTGAAAAACATCAACTTGATAAATTAGACTAAATTCCCAAAGCCCATTCATCAAATGGTAATAATAAAACTCTTACCCCATTGATGAAAATTTCTTCATATTGAGAAAGAGTTATGATGTATATTGATGATAATTGGAGTTGATTTTTGTTGAGTATTTTTTTAACTTTTAGTAAGATTAAATCTTTATCTTTGAAAGGTGAGCACAAAAAAGCGTATTTTATTGAAGGTATATAAAAATCAAAATTTTTTGTGTAATAAATTTCTTTTTTAAATTTAAACAATTCATTCAATACCAAATTTTCAAACAAGGCCTTAAAATCTTTTTGTATGCTTAATAAATTTTTTAAAGAAAAATCCCAAAAATATACTTTTTTTAAATTTTTTTCATAATTTTTTACAAAATACAAAGTGTAATTTTGCTCTAGTATTGATATGCTTTTATATAAAGTATCTTTAGATATTTTGATATCATTTTTTAAAGTTTTAAACAAATCATTGATGCTAAATTCACTAGAAATATTCAAGGCTATGAGTTTTAAAATATTTAGTTCTAATGGGGTGTAAAAACTTTTTAGGTAAAAAAAATCTATGTCTTGATTTTGATTTAAAATACTTCTTCCAGTTTGTAAAAAATAACTCACCATGGTTTTTATGTCGCTATATTTTTTATTTAAACTTAAAAATTCTTCAAAATCTAAAAAATCTAAATGAATTTCTTCAAAAGAATCTATCGTTAAATTTGCATTGGTGGTGCTTATGATGATTTGTAAATTAAGATGTTTTAAAGTATTAAAATCAAAATCATGATAAAAATTGCAAAGAGCTAAAAATTGAATTTGAGGATTATAAGTCAAAAATGAATTTAAATGCAATAAGCTATTTTTATCAAATCTTAAATCAGCACAATCTATAAAAAGTATTTTTTCGTGTTTATAAAAAGATAAAAAATTTAAGATTAAATTTTTTTTACCACTAGCAAAACCGCCTTTTAAAATAAAATTTTTATTGGTTTGAATTTGAATTTTTCTTTCGTTAAAATGCTGAATTTTTGGATAATTATCATAAAAATAATGCAGTAATTTCATAATTTATGGTGGAGCATAGCGGGCTCGAACCGCTGACCCCAACGCTGCCAGCGTTGTGCTCTCCCAGCTGAGCTAATGCCCCTCTTTCTTAAAAATTTAAAAAATTAAGTAATGATAATATATCGTAGCTTATATTTTCTTAAATGATTGTATTTTTATATAAAAATCTTTTTTCCTTTTTATAAGGATAAAAATACAAAAAAATTATATTATTTCTTGACTTTCAAAATGCTATTTTATATAATTTTCCAATCATTTTTATATGGTGGTTAGATTTACATCAAATCTAACGAGTTCTTTACAAAGGAAAAAATATGGAAAGAATCAGGCTTAAGCTAAAAGCTTATGACCACAGAGTTCTAGATCGCACAGTTGCAGCAATTGTAGAAGCTGTCAAAAGAACAGGTGCGGACATTAGAGGTCCAGTGCCAATGCCTACAAAAATAAAAAGATATACAGTTTTGAAATCTCCGCATATTAATAAAGATTCACGCGAACAATTTGAAATGAGAATTCATGCTCGTATGCTTGATATAGTAGCAGCTACTCCAGATACAGTAGATTCACTTACTAAGCTTGACTTGGCTCCAGAGGTCAATGTTGAAGTAAGAGCTATGGGTAAATAAGGATAGAATATGGAATACATTGTAGAAAAAATTGGTATGAGTAGAACAATCAACACACCAAGCATTCCTGTAACCTTACTTAAACTTGTTCAAACTAAAGTATGTGAAGTAGAAAATGGGAAAGCTTTAGTTGCTTATGTAAAAGGCAAAACAAATAATAAATGTATAGCTGGTCAGCAAAAAAAATACAATCTTTCAACAGAATTTAATAGATTTGCTTCTTTAGAAGTAGCAAATACACAAGCAGGTGATATTGATCTTAATCCTTTAAAAGAAGCTTCAATTTTAAAAGTAAGTTTTAATTCTAAAGGTAGAGGTTATAGTGGGGTTGTAAAAAGACATGGTTTTGCTGGTGGTCCTGCAAGTCATGGTTCAAGATTCCACAGAAGACATGGATCAATTGGTAACCGCGAATGGCCAGGTCGTGTTCAACCAGGTATGAAAATGGCAGGACACTATGGTAATGTAAAAGTTACTGTGAAAAATGAAATAGTATCGTTTGATGAAGAAAATGGA encodes:
- the dapF gene encoding diaminopimelate epimerase; protein product: MKYYKYCASGNDFVVFTDTEKKDRKKLAQILCNRYEGIGADGLIVVIPHDRYDFEWQFYNCDGSEASMCGNGSRAAAHFAHHFLKKSQYLNFITGAGLIKSHVENDIVEIRLSSVKNVKDPFEYKHRKWQMCDTGVPHLVTFVENLEEFDEDLCRELRRKYNANVNFAKIEDEDLLRVRTFERGVESETLACGTGMGACFYLAWLNKKIKDKVMVKPKSDEELFFRLEDGQIFFKGKVKCCFEVNYNFSH
- a CDS encoding glucosaminidase domain-containing protein yields the protein MKLIIIFLISCVFLKAEFVPGFDPSFYALDMDQKREVFIGKINTLLDESFKSIEEEQKFVDSFFNEALKSNFRNLNSNALARLNNLKEKYRIKNLYDIEEFKKRIQKVPKSLAIAQAIIESATGTSRFAKEANNLFGEWTWGDKGLVPKNREAGKTHKIRIFDTLQESVDSYVLNLNRHFAYEEFRTWRQGALEKNEKLDGKEAATHLEKYSEIKGKYTQLILSIIEKHQLDKLD
- a CDS encoding ATP-binding protein; translated protein: MKLLHYFYDNYPKIQHFNERKIQIQTNKNFILKGGFASGKKNLILNFLSFYKHEKILFIDCADLRFDKNSLLHLNSFLTYNPQIQFLALCNFYHDFDFNTLKHLNLQIIISTTNANLTIDSFEEIHLDFLDFEEFLSLNKKYSDIKTMVSYFLQTGRSILNQNQDIDFFYLKSFYTPLELNILKLIALNISSEFSINDLFKTLKNDIKISKDTLYKSISILEQNYTLYFVKNYEKNLKKVYFWDFSLKNLLSIQKDFKALFENLVLNELFKFKKEIYYTKNFDFYIPSIKYAFLCSPFKDKDLILLKVKKILNKNQLQLSSIYIITLSQYEEIFINGVRVLLLPFDEWALGI
- the rpsJ gene encoding 30S ribosomal protein S10 yields the protein MERIRLKLKAYDHRVLDRTVAAIVEAVKRTGADIRGPVPMPTKIKRYTVLKSPHINKDSREQFEMRIHARMLDIVAATPDTVDSLTKLDLAPEVNVEVRAMGK
- the rplC gene encoding 50S ribosomal protein L3 — its product is MEYIVEKIGMSRTINTPSIPVTLLKLVQTKVCEVENGKALVAYVKGKTNNKCIAGQQKKYNLSTEFNRFASLEVANTQAGDIDLNPLKEASILKVSFNSKGRGYSGVVKRHGFAGGPASHGSRFHRRHGSIGNREWPGRVQPGMKMAGHYGNVKVTVKNEIVSFDEENGILVVKGAVPGHNGAMGKIRIAK